GGAAGATATCGTACAGATAAATCAGCGGAAGACGCGACAAGGGTGGACGAGATAGTAGAAATGTATAGAAGACAACTGAAGAAAATAGAAACTGAATAAGTAATTTCATAGAGCTCAGAAGCCAAGCCGGGTCTAAGCCTTAAGTACTGTCCGGCCCGTTTAAGCAAAGTCTTTATCGCATGCCAGCCTTCAGCCGTTTCAGCTGGCATGCTCTTTGCTTAAACGCAGTACTTAAAGCCTACTTCCCGGCTTAGGCAAAAGCTATTTTATCATTAATTCTATATAAGACTTTTGCACAAATTTTTAAATTTAAAAATTTAATATTTTTTGGGTTGTGGTGTTGGAGAAGTCTGTTGAGCGGTTTGAGGAAGATTTGGAGCTTATTGTTAATAGGCTTTGTAGTAGTGAGAGTGATAGGGTTTGTCAGCAGATTTTGAGGTTAAGAGATAAACTTATTCTTCTCTATAGGAGGAATGCTGTTAAAATCAATCATTCCATTATGGAGTTGATATGTGCTAAATATCTTATTTTATCTGGATACTATGTTGATTTAGAGTATACTTTAGATGGGATATCATGTGATATTTATGCATTAAAGGGGTTGGGTAGTTTAATAGTTGAGGTTGAGACAGGATATGTCCCGCCCGATCATGCTGTTGATCCAATAACTTATTGTAAGGCTAGAGTAACAAGTAAAATAACTAGGTATAGTGTTTACGCTGAGAAGTTTGCCCTGGCAACTCCACCATACTATACATTATGGTTTCCGCCAGCATTAATTAAGCCTCCGCGCTATCGGACAAGCAGCGAGATTAAGGAGATTAAATCTCTATGCGACTTATACTATAGTAATCCGCCAGTTAGTTTTGAAGAGATAAGGAACGCCCGGATACACGCAATATATATAATTGATGTTGATAACGGAGTGGTTAGAGAGACCGATCCAAACACCTATTTAGAGAGAACTCAACAATTTTGTGAGTGGTGATACGCTCTGAAGAAAACTTTACTACTAATCATATTCTGCATGCTTGCAACAGCTTTTTCTCTAGCTCTTGATGAGAACCCGATAGTTAAAGCACTATATTTTAGCGGCGAAAACCTTACAAGGGGATACTTTTGGACTCTAGTAACAGCCCTATTTATACATGTAAACCCAGCGCATCTTGTTGGGAACATAATATTTCTATATATTTTTGGAAGCACTCTGGAGAGGGAGATCGGATCAGCCAAAATGCTGGTAGCCTTCTTTACAGGGGGAATTCTATCCTTCATTCTAAGCCTACATTTTTATGGATTCAATGTCGTTATGGTCGGGGCTTCGGCAGCTATATTCACATTAGTAGCAATGGTTATGCTTATTAAGCCGCTTAAATTTTCTTGGCTGTTCCTTATGCCATTGGGACTTGTTGCAATAATATATTTTCTCTATAATGTTTTCGCAGTTTACTTTGGTATTGGCGAATTGAGCGTGGGTTATTGGGGGCATATAATAGGCTTTTTAATTGGTGTATTCTTCGGTATCTCATGGAGTCGTGGGAGATGGAAGAGAAATTTATTGATAACAATAATTCTTCTCATCCTATACCTACTTTTGGCACACTTAGCTCGCGCCTTAATTTCTTATGGCGGTTTTCCATAAATGTTAAGTAATGAATAGAATAATGAAATTATTTTTGGGATTAAACACGTACTTAATTATGTCAATTGAACTCTTTGAGAGAGGATCGGTTTCACTATGAGGATCTACTTTGGTGTCTGCGGTATTGGACTTGGACATGCTGGACGTTGTATA
The DNA window shown above is from Candidatus Bathyarchaeia archaeon and carries:
- a CDS encoding rhomboid family intramembrane serine protease, which gives rise to MLATAFSLALDENPIVKALYFSGENLTRGYFWTLVTALFIHVNPAHLVGNIIFLYIFGSTLEREIGSAKMLVAFFTGGILSFILSLHFYGFNVVMVGASAAIFTLVAMVMLIKPLKFSWLFLMPLGLVAIIYFLYNVFAVYFGIGELSVGYWGHIIGFLIGVFFGISWSRGRWKRNLLITIILLILYLLLAHLARALISYGGFP